The genomic interval AGGTCCTCGACTTCATCGAGCGGACCGCGCACACCTACATCGGCACGGCCGACCACGGCCTGCCGAGCAACTTCACGGGCAACATCGCAGACATCTGCCCGGTCGGCGCGCTCCTCGACGCCTCGAGCCGCTTCCGCGGCCGCAACTGGGAGTACGACCACACGCGCACCACGAGCATGGACGACGCCACCGGCGCCGCCATCATCGTCGACGCGCGGACGGGCCGCATCGAGCGCATCAAGGCCGCGCTCAACCCCGACGTCAACAAGACCTGGATCGACGACGGCGCGCGCTTCGGTCACGAGTACGTCGACTCGTCCGACCGCCTCACGACGCCCCTCGTCAGGCGCCAGGGCAAGCTCGAGCCCGCGACCTGGGACGAGGCGACGGCCTTCATCGCCGAGCGCCTGAAGGGGCTCTCCGGCAAGGACGTCGGCATCGCCGTCCGCGCCGACGCGACGCTCGAGGAGGGCGTGGCCGCCATGGCCCTCGCCGAGGAGCTCGGCACGGGCCAGCTCGACCACGCGCCGCGCCCCGCCGCCACGCTGATCGGCAACCAGACGGCCACCATCACCGACCTCGCGACGGCGGACGCCATCCTCGTCGTCGGCGACCTCACGGAGGAGGCCGGCATCCTGGACCTGCGCGTCAAGGACGCGCTCAAGGGCGTCACGCCGCCGACGCTCATGCCGCACGGCGTGCCCATCGCCGACCTGCGCCTCAAGGAGCGCATGCCGCGCCGCCGCGAGATCCTCGCGGTGGCCGCGCCCTACCGGGTCGACCTCATGCGCCACGCCGGCACCGCCGTCCACTACCCGGCCGGGGGAGAGGCGGCGTTCTTCCGCGCGCTCGGCAAGCTGGCGGCCGACGCCAACGCCGTGCTGGTCGAGGCCGACGAGGCCGCCACCGGCATGAGCACCGCGCAGGCGCGGGCCCTCGTCGCCCGCCTGGGCGCCGCCAAGCAGGCCGTCGTCGTGCTGGGCGGGCTCGCCCTCACCCGCCGCGAGTCGGCGGAGGCGGCGCGCGCGTTCATCAAGGCCGTCGGCGCCAAGGAGCTGGCGGTCGGCCCGATGGCCAACAGCTACGGCCTCGAGCTCCTCGGCGTGCTGCCCAGCCACGAGCGCTACGGTTACGCCGGCATGCTCGAGGGCTCCAAGGCGCTCATCCTCTCGCACCTGGACCCCGCGCAAGACGGCGAGGTCGCCGAACGGCTGCGCGGCAAGGACCTCCTGGTGGTCCACGACATCTTCATGACCGAGACGGCCCACCTGGCCGACGTCGTCCTCCCGGCCGCGAGCGTCTACGAGCGCGACGGCACCGTGGTGAACCTCGAAGGGCGCTTCCTGCCCGTGCGGGCCGCCCCGGTCGACGCCGGCAGCAGCACGGACCTCACGGGCGTCGCGCGCGCGCTCGGCGAGGCCATGGGCAAGCGGCTCGAGGGGCGCAGCGTGCGCTCCGCGCGCCGCGTCCTCAAGAAACGCTTCGACATCGACTTCGCGGAGCTGCCCGATACCGGGCTGCTCCCGCGCACCAAGGGCAGGGGCCCGGCCAAGGCCCTCGCCGGCGAGGCGCCCGCCGCCACCGGCAACGTCCTCGTCGTGCCGAGCATGGCCAGGGCCGAGTACCTGAGCCGCAACCGGCACCTCGCCGCCGCCGTCGGTGGCAACCGCCTCCGCGTCAACCCGGAGGACGCCGCGAAGCACAACCTCACCGCCGGGGCCGAGGTGCGCCTGAAGGTCGGCGGCACGTGGCGCCAGGCCGTCGTCCACGTCACGGACGGCGTGCCGCGCGGGCTGATGACCATCCCGAGCCTCCCCGAGCAGCCCGTGGGGCTGGCGCAGGCCGACCTGGCGAGCATCGTCGTCGAGCAGGTCCGCTTGGAGGTGGCGTCGTGACCCACGACCCGCTGTGGATCACGTTCATCAAGGCGCTCGTCGTCTGCGTGCTGCTCCTCGGGGCGTTCGCATACATGACGCTCATCGAGCGCAAGCTCCTCGGGCGCTTCCAGCACCGCCCCGGCCCGAACATGGTCGGCCCCGGCGGCTGGCTGCAGCCCATCGCCGACGCCATCAAGACGATCTTCAAGGAAGACCTCAACGTCACGGCCGCCGACAAGTTCGTGCTCGTCCTCGCGCCCGCCATCAGCATCGTCTTCGCGCTCTCGGCCTTCGGCGCCATCCCCGCCGGGCCGGCCGGCAGCCTCTTCGGCTTCAACCCGTGGGTGATGGACCTCGACATCGGGCTCCTCTACATCCTCGCGGCGACGTCGCTGGGCGTGTACGGCATCTTCCTCGGCGGTTGGGCGGCCAACAGCAAGTACGCGCTGCTCGGTAGCCTGCGCTCCAGCGCCCAGATCATCTCGTACGAGCTCGGCCTGGGCCTGAGCGTGCTCGCGGTCATCATCGTGGCCGGCACGCTCAACCTGCGCGAGATCGTCGAGCTCAACATCTGGTCTGTGAGCCCCTGGCTCTGGCCTGGGCTGCTCCTCGCCTTCGCCACGTTCGTCATCTCCGGCACGGCCGAGGTGAACCGCACGCCGTTCGACTTGCCCGAGGCCGAGCAGGAGCTCGTGGCCGGCTACCTGACGGAGTACTCCTCCATCAAGTGGGCGCTCTACCAGATGGCCGAGTACGTGAACATGCTGACGGCCTCCGCGTTCATCTCCACGCTCTTCCTCGGCGGCTACCGGGGGCCGCGCTTCCTCGACGCGCTCATCCCCGGCGTCTCGGAGTGGCCGTTCATATGGCTGTTCGTGAAGATGGCCATCTTCATGTTCATGTTCATCTGGCTCAAGGCGACGCTGCCGCGCCTGCGTTACGACCAGCTCATGCGCTTCGGCTGGATCTACGTCTTCGAGTTCGCGTTGGCGGCGGCGCTCATCACGGGGGCGGTGGTCGCGTTTGTCATCTGATCGCGCCACCCAGCCGCTCACCGGTCACGGAGGTACTCCAGCATGAGCGTCATCGACATCGCCAAGGGCATGGGGCTGACCCTGGGGTACATGTTCAAGCGCCCCGTGACGGTCCAGTACCCGCGCGACAAGGTCACGATCCAGCCGCGCTTCCGCGGCCGGCACCACCTCCTCAGGCACCCTGACACGGGCCTCGAGAAGTGCATCGGCTGCAGCCTGTGCGCCGCGGCCTGCCCCGCCTACGCCATCTACGTCGAGGCGGCGGAGAACGACCCCGCCGACCCCGTCTCGCCGGGCGAGCGCTACGCGAAGATCTACGAGATCAACATGCTGCGCTGCATCTTCTGCGGCTTCTGCGAGGAGGCGTGCCCGACCGGGGCCGTCGTGCTCGGCCACGAGTTCGAGATGGCGGACTTCCGCTACCAGGACTTCGTCTACCGCAAGGAGGACATGCTCGTAGGCACGAAGGGCGGCAAGTGGCAGCGCCGGGAGGCCGAGGCGAAGGGCAAGGACGTCAAGCTGGGGTTCGAGGCCGGACCCCGTCCCGAGCTGGAAGGCGTCGACTACTGACATGGTCGCCTTCGTCATCCTAGCCGCGCTCATGCTCGCCGGCGGCATCGGGGTCGTGACGCTGCGGCAGCCGGTCCACGCCGCGCTTGCGCTCGTCGGCACGCTCCTGGCCCTCGCGGTCACTTACGTGACGCTGCAAGCGCACTTCCTCGCCGCCATCCAGGTCATCGTCTACGCGGGCGCCATCATGGTGCTCTTCCTCTTCGTGATCATGCTCCTCAACGTGAGCGGCGAGCGGACCGGCGACAAGCTCAAGTGGCTCAAGCCCGCCGCCTGGGCCAGCGCCGGCGTCACCGTCGCCGGGCTCGTGGTCGTCTACTTCCTGCAGCGGCAGCCGCTGCCCGGTGCCGCCGTCGTCGACGGCGCCCTTGGCGGCGGCGGCGCCGAGCGCATAGGCGAGGTCCTCTTCACGGACTACCTGCTCGCCTTCCAACTCGTCGGCGTGCTGCTCCTCACGGGCGTGGTCGCGGCCGTGAGCCTCGTCCAGCGCGCCGCGCCGGAGACGCGCCCCCAGCGGGGCTCCGCCGCGCGCTCGGCGCCGCATGAGCCGACCTCCGCGTCCGTTACCGGCGTCGCCCTCGACGACGAGCTCGTGCACGGAGGCCACTGATGGTCGGCACCGAGTACTACGTCGCCCTCAGCGCCGTCCTCTTCGCCGTCGGCGGCGTCGGGGTCCTGACGCGGCGGAGCGCCATCATGCTCTTCCTGTCCGTCGAGCTGATGCTCAACGCCGCCAACCTGGCCATGGTCGCCTTCGCCCGCAGCTGGAGCGCCAGCGGCGCGGCGACGGCCCTCAACGGACAGACGGCGGTGTTCATCGTGCTGGCCGTCGCGGCCGCCGAGGTGGCCGTCGGCTTGGGCATCCTCGTCGCCATCTTCCGTAACCGCGTGAGCACCGACGTGGACGAGCTATCGGAGGTGCGCGCATGACCGACCTCGTCCAGTGGGCCGCCCTCGCGCCGCTGCTCGCCCTCGCCGGCGCCTTGGTGAACGGCCTGTTCGGCCGCAGCCTCAAGGAGCCCGCCCCCGGCATCATCGGCAGCGCCGCCGTCGGGGCGGGCTTCGTCCTCTCGCTCGTCGCCTTCCTCGGCGTCGCCGGCTCCGGCGAGGCCGTGCGCGTCGGCTTCGGCGACTTCCTCACCGCCGGTAGCTTCACCCTCGCGCTCGGCTTCCACCTCGATCAGCTCAGCGTCCTGATGATGCTGATCATCACGGGCGTCGGGTTCCTCATCCACGTCTACTCGATCGGGTACATGCACGGCGACCCGGGCTACTCCCGCTACTTCGCCCAGCTCAACCTCTTCGTCGCCTCCATGCTCGTGCTCGTCATGGCCGACTCGTTCGTGCTCATGTTCGTCGGCTGGGAAGGCGTGGGGGTCTGCTCCTTCCTCCTCATCGGCTTCTGGTACCGCGACCTCGCCAACGCGAGCGCCGGCCGCAAGGCGTTCATCGTCAACCGCGTCGGCGACGTCGGCTTCCTGCTCGCGATGTTCCTAACCTTCAAGGTCTTCGGCAGCCTCGACATCCAGACGGTCAGCGCCATGGCGCCCACCATGTTGTACGGCTCCGCCGTGCTCACCGGCATCGGGCTCCTGTACCTGCTCGCCGCGGCCGGCAAGTCGGCGCAACTCCCGCTCCACGTCTGGCTGCCGGACGCCATGGCGGGCCCGACGCCCGTCTCGGCGCTCATCCACGCGGCCACCATGGTCACGGCCGGCGTCTACCTGATCGCGCGCACCAGCGCCGTGTACGCGGTCGCGCCCGGCGCGCTCGCCACCGTCGCCTGGGTCGGGGTCCTGACGGCGCTCGTGGCGGCCATCGCGGCCGTCGGGCAGACCGACATCAAGCGCATCCTCGCGTACTCGACGATCTCGCAGGTCGGCTTCATGATCGCCGCCGTCGGGGCGGGCGCCTACTGGGCCGGCATCTTCCACGTCCTCACCCACGCCTTCTTCAAGGCGCTCCTCTTCCTCGGCGCGGGCTCCGTCATCCACGCCCTCGGCGGCGAGCAGGACGTGCGCAAGATGGGCGGCCTCGGCAGGCGGATGAAGGTCACGGGCACGACGGCGCTCATCGCTACCCTCGCCATCGCGGGCGTGCCGTTCCTGTCGGGCTTCTTCAGCAAGGACACCATCGTGGTCGCCACCTTCACGAGCGGCGTGCTCGCCGGGGTGGGCGGCGAGGTGCTCTACGCCCTCCTGATGGTCACGGCCGGCATCACGGCGTTCTACATGTTCCGCTGGTACTACCTCGTCTTCGCAGGCGAGGAGCGCATGGAGCGCGGCGTGAGCGCCAAGGTCCACGAGTCGCCGAGCGTCATGACCGTGCCGCTCGTGATCCTCGCCGTCGGCAGCGTCCTCGTCGGCTACCTCGGGCTGCCGGCCTTCCTGGCCGACAACCGCATCGGCGCCTGGCTCGGCCACGCCACGGCCGCCGGCGAGTTCTCGCACCCGAGCGTCGCCACCGAGTGGCTGCTGCTCCTCGCCTCGGTGGTGGTGGCCTTCATCGGCCTCGCCCTCGGGTACTGGGTCTACGTTCTCGGTAAGGGCGCCCTGGCCAAGCGCCTCGGCGGCACGCCCCTGGCAAGCGCCTCGCGCGGGGCCTTCGGCGTGGACGGCCTCTACAAGGCCCTGTTCGTCGACACCGGCAGCGGCACGGCCGAGGCCGTCACGCTCTTCGACCGCGAGGTCGTCGACCGCGGCCTCCTGGGTCTGAGCGGCGTCGTGCCGCTCATCGGTGGCCTTTTGCGGCGCGTTCAGTCCGGCCGGGTGCGCGCCTACGCCTTCGCGATGCTGCTCGGAGCGGCAGGCCTAGTAGCGGCCGCCGCCCTCGTGGGGGTGCTCAAGTGACCGCCGTCCTCACCATCCTCGTCCCCCTGGTCACCGCCGCGCTCGTGCTGCTGCTGAGGGGCTCGACGCTCCTCACGCGGCTCGTCGCCATGGCGGGCGCCGTCGCCACGCTCGTGCTCGCCGTCCTCCTGCCAGGCTCGCGGCCGTTCTCCGCCGAGTGGCTCCCCGGCCTGGGCGTGAGCTTCAGCGTCGACGGCAACGGCGCTGCTTCGGTGCTCGTCTTCGCCGTCGCGCTGATGATGATCCCGGCCCTCCTCGTCGCCCTCACACGCGTCGAGAAGGGCGCCGCCGGCTTCGCCGCGCTCCTGCTGGCGGCCGAGGCCGGGCTCGCGGGCATCTTCATGGCGCGCGACCTCATCGTCTTCTACGTCTTCTGGGAGGCCACGCTCGTGCCCGGCCTCCTCCTCCTCGGGCTCTACGGGGGCGAGAAGCGCCGCGAGGCGACGGCCAAGTACCTCGTGTACGCCGTCACGGGCTCCTTCTTCATGCTCGTCGGCATCCTCGCCCTGAAGACGCTCTCCGGCGCGGCGTCGTTCGACGTCATCGACCTCATGCTCGTCACGCCCGACCTGCCGGTCGCCACGCAGACGTGGCTCTTCATCGGCCTGGCGGTCGGGATGGCCGTCAAGCTCCCCATCTGGCCGCTGCACTCCTGGCTGGTCGACCTGAACGAGCAGAACCACCCGTCCGGCGCCGCCGACGTGCTCGGCTCGCTCTACAAGGTCGGGGCGTTCGGCTTCTTCGCCTGGGGCATACCGCTCCTGCCAGCCGGCGCCTTGCGCGTCGGGCCCATCCTCCTGGCCCTGGCCGCCGTCACGGCCCTCTACGGCGCGTTCGGCGCCATCGGCTCGACGCACCTGAAGCGCTTCCTCGCCTACGGGTCGCTCTCCCACATGGGCATAATCGGCGTCGGCATCTTCGGCATGCACCTGGCCGGCCTCAACGGCGCCATGTACTTCCTGGCAGCCCAGATGGTCTCGACCGGCGGGCTCTTCCTCGTAGGCGGCATGCTCTACCACCGCCGGCGCACCTTCGACCTGCGCGACTACGGCGGCCTCGCCAAGTCCGCGCCCGCGCTCGCCGCCCTCGGCCTGCTCGTCATCTTCGCCTTCATCGGGGTGCCCGGCCTCTCCAACTTCCCTGGCGAGTTCATGTCGCTCATGGGCGCCTTCCAGAACGCGCCATGGCCGGCCGCCGTCGCCACCCTCGCCGTCATCGCGGCGGGCGTGTACGGCGTGAACCTCTACCAGCGCGTCTTCCAGGGGGATGGCGAAGCGCCGGTCAAGGACCTCGACGCTCTGGAGATGTACGTGCTGCTGCCCGTCGTCGTCGGCGTGCTCTGGTTCGGGGTGATGGCGGCCCCGCAGCTGCGCCGCATCGAGGCGCAGTCGCAGCTCACGACCCTGCAGCTCGAGCGGGTAGCAACGCCGCCCATGCCCGGGGAGACGTTGAGCCTCGGAGGTGCCAAGTGAGCTTCCCCGGCGTCCTCGACATCGACTGGAACGTCATGGCCCCGGCCGTGGCGCTCCTGATCACGGCCATCGCGGCGCTCGTCTTCGGCCTGTCCTCGCGCGACTCGCGCGGTCCGGCGGCCGTGGCGCTCCTCGGCGTCCTCACCGCCGCGATCTTCACCGTCGCGCACCTCTTCTCGGGCAACGAGGGCGCGGCCAGCTTCGGGCTGCGCTACCTCGGCGACGTGCCCGCGACGGCCCTCACGCTCGTCATCCTGGTCGGCACGGCCATCGCGATCCTCGTTAGCTGGGACCAGCTCGAGCGGGGCGGCATGGGCCAACCCGAGTACTACCC from Trueperaceae bacterium carries:
- the nuoI gene encoding NADH-quinone oxidoreductase subunit NuoI; this translates as MSVIDIAKGMGLTLGYMFKRPVTVQYPRDKVTIQPRFRGRHHLLRHPDTGLEKCIGCSLCAAACPAYAIYVEAAENDPADPVSPGERYAKIYEINMLRCIFCGFCEEACPTGAVVLGHEFEMADFRYQDFVYRKEDMLVGTKGGKWQRREAEAKGKDVKLGFEAGPRPELEGVDY
- a CDS encoding NADH-quinone oxidoreductase subunit J encodes the protein MVAFVILAALMLAGGIGVVTLRQPVHAALALVGTLLALAVTYVTLQAHFLAAIQVIVYAGAIMVLFLFVIMLLNVSGERTGDKLKWLKPAAWASAGVTVAGLVVVYFLQRQPLPGAAVVDGALGGGGAERIGEVLFTDYLLAFQLVGVLLLTGVVAAVSLVQRAAPETRPQRGSAARSAPHEPTSASVTGVALDDELVHGGH
- the nuoG gene encoding NADH-quinone oxidoreductase subunit NuoG, whose translation is MKVRVNDVELDLAPGTSAIDAVFAAGGDVPYFCSQEYMSPIGACRMCLAQVGAPRKERDGSWVMDEATGQPKIFWFPNLMATCTTQVMEGMVIDTLSERVKTAQNGMVEFTLINHPLDCPVCDKGGACELQDRSYEFGDGLSRFQFDKRHNEKHHPLSDLITLDRERCIQCKRCVRYFEEVPGDEVLDFIERTAHTYIGTADHGLPSNFTGNIADICPVGALLDASSRFRGRNWEYDHTRTTSMDDATGAAIIVDARTGRIERIKAALNPDVNKTWIDDGARFGHEYVDSSDRLTTPLVRRQGKLEPATWDEATAFIAERLKGLSGKDVGIAVRADATLEEGVAAMALAEELGTGQLDHAPRPAATLIGNQTATITDLATADAILVVGDLTEEAGILDLRVKDALKGVTPPTLMPHGVPIADLRLKERMPRRREILAVAAPYRVDLMRHAGTAVHYPAGGEAAFFRALGKLAADANAVLVEADEAATGMSTAQARALVARLGAAKQAVVVLGGLALTRRESAEAARAFIKAVGAKELAVGPMANSYGLELLGVLPSHERYGYAGMLEGSKALILSHLDPAQDGEVAERLRGKDLLVVHDIFMTETAHLADVVLPAASVYERDGTVVNLEGRFLPVRAAPVDAGSSTDLTGVARALGEAMGKRLEGRSVRSARRVLKKRFDIDFAELPDTGLLPRTKGRGPAKALAGEAPAATGNVLVVPSMARAEYLSRNRHLAAAVGGNRLRVNPEDAAKHNLTAGAEVRLKVGGTWRQAVVHVTDGVPRGLMTIPSLPEQPVGLAQADLASIVVEQVRLEVAS
- a CDS encoding NADH-quinone oxidoreductase subunit H, giving the protein MTHDPLWITFIKALVVCVLLLGAFAYMTLIERKLLGRFQHRPGPNMVGPGGWLQPIADAIKTIFKEDLNVTAADKFVLVLAPAISIVFALSAFGAIPAGPAGSLFGFNPWVMDLDIGLLYILAATSLGVYGIFLGGWAANSKYALLGSLRSSAQIISYELGLGLSVLAVIIVAGTLNLREIVELNIWSVSPWLWPGLLLAFATFVISGTAEVNRTPFDLPEAEQELVAGYLTEYSSIKWALYQMAEYVNMLTASAFISTLFLGGYRGPRFLDALIPGVSEWPFIWLFVKMAIFMFMFIWLKATLPRLRYDQLMRFGWIYVFEFALAAALITGAVVAFVI
- a CDS encoding NADH-quinone oxidoreductase subunit M, whose translation is MTAVLTILVPLVTAALVLLLRGSTLLTRLVAMAGAVATLVLAVLLPGSRPFSAEWLPGLGVSFSVDGNGAASVLVFAVALMMIPALLVALTRVEKGAAGFAALLLAAEAGLAGIFMARDLIVFYVFWEATLVPGLLLLGLYGGEKRREATAKYLVYAVTGSFFMLVGILALKTLSGAASFDVIDLMLVTPDLPVATQTWLFIGLAVGMAVKLPIWPLHSWLVDLNEQNHPSGAADVLGSLYKVGAFGFFAWGIPLLPAGALRVGPILLALAAVTALYGAFGAIGSTHLKRFLAYGSLSHMGIIGVGIFGMHLAGLNGAMYFLAAQMVSTGGLFLVGGMLYHRRRTFDLRDYGGLAKSAPALAALGLLVIFAFIGVPGLSNFPGEFMSLMGAFQNAPWPAAVATLAVIAAGVYGVNLYQRVFQGDGEAPVKDLDALEMYVLLPVVVGVLWFGVMAAPQLRRIEAQSQLTTLQLERVATPPMPGETLSLGGAK
- the nuoK gene encoding NADH-quinone oxidoreductase subunit NuoK, whose amino-acid sequence is MVGTEYYVALSAVLFAVGGVGVLTRRSAIMLFLSVELMLNAANLAMVAFARSWSASGAATALNGQTAVFIVLAVAAAEVAVGLGILVAIFRNRVSTDVDELSEVRA
- the nuoL gene encoding NADH-quinone oxidoreductase subunit L yields the protein MTDLVQWAALAPLLALAGALVNGLFGRSLKEPAPGIIGSAAVGAGFVLSLVAFLGVAGSGEAVRVGFGDFLTAGSFTLALGFHLDQLSVLMMLIITGVGFLIHVYSIGYMHGDPGYSRYFAQLNLFVASMLVLVMADSFVLMFVGWEGVGVCSFLLIGFWYRDLANASAGRKAFIVNRVGDVGFLLAMFLTFKVFGSLDIQTVSAMAPTMLYGSAVLTGIGLLYLLAAAGKSAQLPLHVWLPDAMAGPTPVSALIHAATMVTAGVYLIARTSAVYAVAPGALATVAWVGVLTALVAAIAAVGQTDIKRILAYSTISQVGFMIAAVGAGAYWAGIFHVLTHAFFKALLFLGAGSVIHALGGEQDVRKMGGLGRRMKVTGTTALIATLAIAGVPFLSGFFSKDTIVVATFTSGVLAGVGGEVLYALLMVTAGITAFYMFRWYYLVFAGEERMERGVSAKVHESPSVMTVPLVILAVGSVLVGYLGLPAFLADNRIGAWLGHATAAGEFSHPSVATEWLLLLASVVVAFIGLALGYWVYVLGKGALAKRLGGTPLASASRGAFGVDGLYKALFVDTGSGTAEAVTLFDREVVDRGLLGLSGVVPLIGGLLRRVQSGRVRAYAFAMLLGAAGLVAAAALVGVLK